Proteins from a genomic interval of Arthrobacter sp. CAN_C5:
- a CDS encoding TetR/AcrR family transcriptional regulator has product MPKIVDHDQRRLELVDATWRIIARHGIEGATMRDIALEAGFSNGALKPYFPTKDDLLTFAFRHVFNRTNNRIALTTFNQTGLDAIRALGMEVLPIDEEKISEARVVIPFWQKAVTDEFKMAIHRESMEQWRVALKRHLGEARQVGAITSAVPDAVISEQLMNLFLGAQITAALSLPEDNLPAYTDQLDGFLKNLS; this is encoded by the coding sequence GTGCCAAAGATTGTTGATCATGACCAGCGGCGACTGGAGCTGGTGGATGCGACCTGGCGGATCATTGCGCGGCACGGGATCGAGGGCGCGACGATGCGCGACATCGCCCTCGAGGCCGGATTCTCGAACGGTGCACTGAAGCCCTACTTCCCCACGAAGGATGATCTGCTCACCTTTGCGTTCCGACATGTCTTCAATCGCACGAATAACCGGATTGCCCTGACTACCTTCAACCAGACCGGGCTTGACGCTATACGTGCCTTGGGGATGGAAGTTCTCCCCATCGATGAAGAGAAAATCAGCGAGGCGCGCGTTGTCATTCCGTTCTGGCAGAAGGCCGTCACGGATGAATTCAAGATGGCGATTCACCGCGAGTCGATGGAGCAGTGGCGGGTTGCGCTGAAGCGCCATCTCGGGGAGGCGCGGCAGGTGGGTGCGATTACTAGCGCGGTGCCGGACGCCGTCATCAGCGAGCAACTCATGAACCTGTTCCTGGGTGCGCAGATCACGGCAGCCCTATCACTGCCCGAGGACAATCTCCCCGCCTATACCGACCAATTGGATGGGTTTCTGAAGAATCTGTCGTAA
- a CDS encoding aldehyde dehydrogenase family protein: protein METYDALLKSITPASGPTRAIQDPATGETVGEAPEHTVADLEAAIAAASAAQPEWASLGHAARTDMLLKAADAIDRSAEELAILLSREQGKPLNGPNARFEVGACSAWLRAAATAVLEPETVADDGETFAQIHYRPIGVIGAIGPWNWPMMITIWQIAPALRMGNAVVVKPSEYTPLSVLALIHVLNQELPDGLLAAVCGDGEVGSRMVEHPAIGKIMFTGSTATGKAIIKSSADSVKRLTLELGGNDAGIVLPDADPKAIAEGLFWGAFINTGQTCAALKRLYVHEDIYDAVCEALTAVAEAMPMGVGLDEANLLGPLQNKPQYDIVARLVDAAKESGARVLTGGNPDPDQPGYFYPTTLIADIDNDNPLVAEEQFGPALPIIKYSTIDEAIAKANGLEVGLGASVWSSDVTAAREVAARIEAGTVWINKHGAVDPRIPFGGIKQSGYGLEFGVEGLKGVAVPQVING from the coding sequence ATGGAAACCTACGACGCGCTACTGAAATCAATTACCCCGGCATCCGGGCCCACGAGGGCTATCCAGGACCCCGCGACGGGTGAAACCGTCGGCGAGGCACCGGAACACACCGTCGCCGATCTGGAGGCTGCGATCGCGGCAGCCTCAGCCGCCCAGCCGGAATGGGCTTCGCTCGGCCATGCAGCGCGCACCGACATGCTGTTGAAGGCTGCCGACGCGATCGACCGCTCAGCCGAGGAGCTCGCCATCCTGCTCTCCCGGGAACAGGGCAAGCCACTCAACGGCCCCAACGCGCGCTTCGAGGTCGGCGCGTGTTCGGCATGGCTCCGCGCCGCCGCCACCGCGGTCCTCGAGCCGGAAACTGTAGCCGACGACGGCGAGACCTTCGCGCAGATTCACTACCGCCCCATCGGCGTGATCGGGGCCATCGGACCCTGGAACTGGCCCATGATGATCACAATCTGGCAGATCGCTCCCGCTCTCAGGATGGGGAACGCCGTCGTCGTGAAGCCGTCGGAGTACACCCCGCTGAGCGTTCTTGCGCTGATTCACGTGCTCAATCAGGAACTGCCGGACGGCCTGCTGGCCGCTGTCTGTGGTGATGGCGAGGTGGGTAGCCGCATGGTGGAGCACCCGGCGATCGGGAAAATCATGTTCACCGGATCCACCGCCACGGGCAAGGCGATCATCAAGTCCTCCGCTGACAGCGTCAAGCGGCTCACCCTTGAGCTGGGCGGAAACGATGCCGGCATCGTTCTGCCCGATGCGGACCCCAAAGCAATCGCCGAGGGACTTTTCTGGGGCGCCTTTATCAACACCGGCCAGACCTGTGCCGCACTGAAGCGCCTTTACGTGCACGAGGATATTTACGACGCTGTCTGCGAAGCCCTGACCGCAGTCGCCGAGGCAATGCCCATGGGAGTTGGGCTCGACGAAGCTAACCTCCTTGGACCGCTCCAGAACAAGCCGCAGTACGACATCGTGGCTCGCCTGGTGGATGCCGCGAAGGAATCCGGAGCCCGCGTGTTGACCGGTGGCAACCCTGATCCGGATCAGCCGGGATATTTCTACCCGACAACGCTTATCGCTGACATCGACAACGACAACCCGCTCGTTGCCGAGGAGCAGTTCGGCCCTGCCCTGCCGATCATTAAATACAGCACGATCGATGAGGCCATTGCGAAAGCAAACGGTCTGGAAGTTGGTCTCGGCGCCTCCGTCTGGTCGTCGGATGTCACAGCTGCACGCGAAGTAGCCGCGCGGATCGAAGCTGGCACAGTGTGGATCAACAAGCACGGCGCCGTGGACCCCCGCATCCCGTTCGGCGGCATCAAGCAGTCCGGGTACGGGCTGGAGTTCGGTGTCGAAGGGCTGAAGGGCGTGGCAGTCCCGCAGGTCATCAACGGGTAA
- a CDS encoding APC family permease, whose amino-acid sequence MNRPVTASDGGSSAIDGSRTMLRRGRLGVIGVVFFVVAAAAPLVGMTGAVPIAIVLGNGAAAPGAYLVVGLTLLLFSVGYSAMSQRVTNAGAFFAYIGRGLGPNVGLGSAFVSLIAYVAIQLAIFGFFGGLMAGQMGALGLELPWWLWTLSAWALVTVLSMASVDVGAKVLGALMLLEVLALAITAVAILIDGGPEGYDFVASFSPQAILVGGLAGSAGIAFAFAFASFIGFEATAIYGEESKDPKRIVPRATYLAVGLITVLFAVTAFALVTGMGASRVVEATVEYSTVDGVPLADPAAVLFSLATEYVGGWMATVMSVLVLSSLFAGLLAFQNAASRYVFALGRGGVLPRPLARVNVKGAPQSASVTTSAVTGIVILLFTLFQLEPILNMFYWFSGLAVVAIVLIEAMVCLAVIAFFRKNKGTEGIFVTIIAPIVAFVGLLIGEYLLMSRFGLLAGTTAEGVDPSVTPWGLSPLGWVLIALPFVVLVIGYLYSRVAAPENEEFIRDELS is encoded by the coding sequence ATGAACAGACCCGTTACGGCCTCCGACGGCGGATCAAGCGCCATCGATGGATCACGGACCATGCTGCGCCGCGGCAGGCTGGGAGTCATCGGCGTCGTATTCTTCGTCGTCGCCGCCGCGGCGCCACTGGTTGGCATGACCGGCGCCGTCCCGATTGCGATTGTGCTGGGAAACGGCGCAGCCGCACCCGGAGCCTACCTGGTGGTTGGCCTGACGCTGTTGCTCTTCAGCGTTGGGTATTCAGCGATGAGTCAGCGTGTCACCAATGCTGGCGCCTTCTTCGCCTACATTGGGCGTGGTCTGGGACCGAACGTCGGCCTCGGGTCCGCGTTTGTATCCCTGATCGCCTACGTGGCCATCCAGCTCGCGATCTTTGGTTTCTTCGGCGGGTTGATGGCTGGACAGATGGGTGCGCTCGGCCTTGAACTGCCATGGTGGTTGTGGACGCTGAGCGCGTGGGCGCTCGTCACTGTCCTGTCGATGGCAAGCGTCGATGTGGGTGCGAAGGTGCTCGGAGCGTTGATGCTGCTCGAGGTGCTCGCCCTGGCGATCACCGCCGTTGCCATCCTGATCGACGGTGGCCCCGAGGGTTACGACTTCGTGGCCTCCTTCTCGCCCCAGGCCATCCTGGTTGGTGGACTTGCAGGCTCTGCCGGGATCGCCTTCGCCTTTGCTTTCGCGTCGTTCATCGGATTTGAAGCAACAGCGATCTATGGCGAGGAATCCAAGGACCCGAAGCGGATTGTGCCGCGCGCCACCTACCTGGCGGTGGGATTGATCACGGTCCTGTTCGCTGTCACCGCATTCGCGCTGGTGACGGGGATGGGAGCGTCGCGGGTGGTCGAAGCCACGGTGGAGTATTCGACGGTGGACGGCGTTCCGCTAGCCGACCCAGCCGCCGTGCTCTTCTCCCTGGCCACCGAATACGTGGGCGGGTGGATGGCCACGGTGATGAGTGTGCTCGTACTCTCGAGCCTGTTTGCAGGACTCCTCGCATTTCAGAATGCGGCCAGCCGCTACGTTTTTGCCCTCGGCCGTGGCGGAGTGCTGCCCCGCCCACTGGCACGGGTCAATGTCAAAGGTGCTCCCCAAAGCGCTTCCGTGACGACGTCCGCCGTCACGGGGATAGTGATCCTGCTCTTCACTCTGTTCCAACTCGAGCCCATCCTGAACATGTTCTACTGGTTCAGCGGCCTGGCAGTGGTAGCAATTGTGCTGATCGAAGCGATGGTCTGTCTCGCTGTCATCGCGTTCTTCCGCAAGAACAAAGGCACGGAGGGTATCTTCGTAACGATCATTGCCCCGATTGTGGCATTCGTAGGACTCCTGATCGGCGAATATCTCCTCATGTCCCGCTTCGGTCTGCTGGCCGGGACAACCGCCGAGGGCGTGGATCCCTCGGTGACGCCGTGGGGGCTGAGCCCGTTGGGCTGGGTCCTGATTGCCCTGCCGTTCGTCGTCCTCGTGATCGGCTACCTCTACTCACGCGTCGCCGCCCCGGAAAACGAGGAATTCATCCGCGACGAATTGTCCTGA
- a CDS encoding NUDIX hydrolase, which translates to MATTDEAVSTATRDTEPAVVAAGAICWRKEQGQLEVLLIHRPRYTDWSWPKGKIDPGETTPECAIREVEEEVGIRVSLGIPLASTRYPVGSGMKLVHYWAARTERMVVRPDGKEVDKFLWVSPARASELLTNPTDREPLESLIAAYKADQLATWPLIVVRHAKAKPRSSWTRAEGERPLAATGRRQAVAVSRLLEAWHPSWVVSSPWERCIQTVAPYLTSKDIKLKLADSITERNAGRKPDKASATVEKLFDKRRPVALCTHRPVLPVVFGVLRRHMTKELAAALPVDDPFLAPGEVLISHVSSTVPGRIVAVEQFRAYDD; encoded by the coding sequence ATGGCCACGACCGACGAGGCTGTCTCCACTGCAACCCGGGACACGGAACCCGCGGTTGTTGCCGCGGGTGCCATCTGCTGGCGGAAGGAGCAGGGCCAGCTCGAGGTGCTGCTCATCCACCGCCCCCGTTACACGGACTGGTCCTGGCCCAAGGGAAAGATCGACCCCGGCGAGACCACCCCCGAGTGCGCCATCAGAGAGGTCGAGGAAGAGGTTGGCATCAGGGTTTCACTGGGAATCCCTCTGGCCTCCACCCGCTATCCCGTCGGATCGGGCATGAAACTGGTGCACTACTGGGCAGCACGTACCGAGCGCATGGTGGTGCGGCCGGATGGCAAGGAAGTGGACAAGTTCCTCTGGGTCTCCCCCGCCCGCGCGTCCGAGCTCCTAACCAACCCCACGGACCGGGAACCCCTCGAATCACTGATAGCGGCGTACAAGGCCGATCAGCTGGCCACCTGGCCCCTGATTGTCGTCCGCCATGCCAAGGCGAAGCCTCGGTCCTCGTGGACCCGGGCCGAGGGTGAACGCCCCCTGGCCGCGACCGGCCGCCGCCAGGCGGTGGCGGTGAGCCGGCTTCTCGAGGCCTGGCATCCGTCCTGGGTGGTGAGCAGCCCGTGGGAGCGGTGTATCCAGACGGTCGCGCCCTATCTCACGTCTAAGGACATCAAGCTCAAGCTCGCCGATTCGATCACCGAGCGCAACGCTGGCCGCAAACCGGACAAGGCCTCCGCCACTGTCGAGAAGCTTTTCGACAAGCGTCGCCCGGTGGCGCTCTGCACCCACCGCCCCGTCTTACCAGTAGTTTTCGGCGTCCTCCGGCGCCACATGACGAAGGAGCTGGCCGCAGCCCTACCGGTCGATGACCCTTTCCTGGCCCCCGGCGAGGTGCTTATCAGCCATGTCAGCAGCACGGTCCCCGGCCGCATCGTCGCCGTTGAACAGTTCAGGGCCTACGACGACTAA
- a CDS encoding RNA degradosome polyphosphate kinase — MESEIAARVPARYGSSEVAPARATQDRIDIPEFAPSLLPSGAITPDRFLDRESSWLDFNARVLELAEDPDLYLLERVSFLSIFASNLDEFFMVRVAGLKRRIATGLAVPSAAGLSPIEQLEQIMADGYKLQQRHAAVFAENIRPALAEENIHLTTWDELDDTARAELTTLFAEKVFPILTPLAVDPAHPFPYISGLSLNLAVVVRNPVSEKELFARVKVPDQLPRLISVDGPRAGNVTGRTARFIPLEEVIAVHLDQLFPGMEVLEHHTFRVTRNEDLEVEEDDAENLLQALEKELLRRRFGPPVRLEVTTDINPSIRALLSRELGVEEDEVYGLPAPLDLRGLSVIGSIDRGELRYPKHVPHTNRDLKESETSKAANVFAAMRRRDILLHHPYDSFSTSVQAFLEQAAADPKVQAIKQTLYRTSGDSPIVDALIDAAESGKQVLALVEIKARFDEQANISWARKLEQAGVHVVYGIVGLKTHCKLSLVVRQEIDGLRRYCHIGTGNYHPRTARYYEDFGLLTANEQVGQDLSRLFNQLSGYAPKSTFKRLLVAPRSVRSGLIDRVEREIANQKAGLAARVVVKVNSIVDEAVIDALYRASQAGVKVDVIVRGICSVRPGVPGLSENITVRSVLGRFLEHSRVFAFANGGDPAVFIGSADMMHRNLDRRVETLVQLSAPEDIGYLMSLLDRYMDEGTASWHLDRDGGWTRHHKDAEGGPLSDVQSYLLASRARNRSAIRR, encoded by the coding sequence ATGGAATCCGAAATCGCAGCACGCGTTCCGGCGCGGTACGGCTCATCCGAGGTGGCACCAGCGCGTGCCACCCAGGACCGTATCGATATCCCGGAATTCGCACCCAGCCTGCTTCCCTCGGGTGCCATCACCCCTGACCGGTTCCTTGACCGGGAATCGAGCTGGCTCGACTTCAACGCCCGTGTCCTTGAACTGGCCGAGGACCCGGATCTGTACCTGTTGGAACGGGTCAGCTTCCTCTCGATCTTCGCGTCCAACCTGGACGAGTTCTTCATGGTGCGCGTCGCCGGGCTGAAGCGCCGCATCGCGACCGGGCTCGCCGTCCCATCCGCTGCGGGGCTGAGCCCCATTGAGCAGCTCGAACAGATCATGGCTGACGGCTACAAGCTGCAGCAGCGCCACGCAGCGGTCTTCGCCGAGAACATCCGGCCAGCCCTGGCCGAAGAGAACATTCACCTGACCACCTGGGATGAACTCGACGACACCGCCCGCGCCGAACTGACGACCCTGTTCGCGGAGAAGGTCTTCCCCATCCTGACGCCCCTGGCGGTGGATCCCGCGCACCCCTTCCCCTACATCTCGGGGCTCTCCCTGAACCTCGCCGTCGTCGTCCGCAACCCGGTCAGCGAGAAGGAGCTCTTCGCCCGCGTCAAGGTGCCCGACCAGCTCCCCCGCCTGATCTCCGTGGATGGGCCCCGCGCGGGGAATGTCACCGGTCGGACCGCCCGGTTCATCCCGCTGGAAGAGGTCATTGCGGTGCACCTGGACCAGCTGTTCCCGGGAATGGAAGTACTTGAGCACCACACCTTCCGGGTGACCCGGAACGAGGATCTGGAGGTCGAGGAGGACGACGCCGAGAACCTGCTGCAGGCCCTGGAGAAGGAACTGCTGCGCCGCCGGTTTGGCCCACCTGTCCGCCTGGAAGTCACCACCGACATCAATCCCAGCATCCGCGCCCTGCTTTCCCGCGAACTTGGTGTGGAAGAGGACGAGGTCTACGGACTGCCCGCGCCTCTAGACCTGCGGGGCCTCAGCGTGATTGGCAGCATCGACCGGGGCGAGCTCCGGTACCCCAAGCACGTCCCGCACACCAACCGGGACCTGAAGGAAAGCGAAACCTCGAAGGCGGCCAACGTTTTCGCTGCCATGCGCCGCCGCGACATTTTGCTGCACCACCCGTACGACTCGTTCTCCACGTCGGTCCAGGCGTTCCTCGAGCAGGCTGCCGCGGACCCGAAGGTGCAGGCAATCAAGCAGACGCTGTACCGGACGTCCGGCGATTCACCGATCGTTGATGCACTGATCGACGCTGCCGAGTCCGGCAAGCAGGTGCTGGCCCTGGTGGAGATCAAGGCACGCTTCGACGAGCAGGCCAACATTTCCTGGGCCCGCAAGCTGGAACAGGCGGGCGTCCACGTGGTGTACGGCATCGTGGGACTGAAAACCCACTGCAAGCTGTCCCTCGTGGTCCGGCAAGAAATCGACGGCCTCCGCCGGTACTGCCATATCGGCACCGGAAACTACCACCCGCGGACCGCCCGCTACTACGAGGATTTCGGGTTGCTGACCGCCAACGAGCAGGTTGGCCAGGACCTGTCCCGGTTGTTCAACCAGCTGTCAGGGTACGCACCGAAGTCCACGTTCAAGCGCCTGCTGGTTGCCCCGCGTTCGGTGCGCTCCGGCCTGATCGACCGGGTTGAACGGGAGATTGCCAACCAGAAGGCTGGCCTGGCGGCCCGCGTGGTGGTGAAGGTCAATTCGATCGTCGACGAAGCCGTGATCGATGCTCTCTACCGGGCATCACAGGCTGGTGTGAAGGTGGACGTGATCGTCAGGGGTATCTGCTCGGTCAGGCCGGGTGTGCCGGGACTCAGCGAGAACATCACCGTCCGGTCGGTGCTGGGCCGCTTCCTCGAACATTCCCGGGTCTTTGCCTTCGCCAATGGCGGGGATCCGGCGGTCTTCATCGGCTCGGCCGACATGATGCACCGGAACCTCGACCGCAGGGTGGAAACCCTCGTCCAGTTGAGCGCACCGGAAGACATTGGCTACCTCATGTCACTGCTCGACCGTTATATGGATGAGGGCACCGCGAGCTGGCACCTGGATCGCGACGGCGGGTGGACCCGGCATCACAAGGACGCCGAGGGCGGCCCCCTGAGCGATGTCCAGAGCTACCTGCTGGCGTCCCGTGCGCGCAACCGGTCAGCGATTCGCCGCTGA
- the mshD gene encoding mycothiol synthase, whose product MTTAHVPTWPILRTTGAPEPRLLQDILDLAAAAAEADGNPPLSEQTLVNLRAADAHPDSLLVFATYAVDGDSPAVSTGDPASASGDAEELAGVAVVSLPRDEAAGESDAGVLELVVRPTYRSQGVGTALAGAVTAHSLPALRAWSHGNHAAAVSLAAKNGFEPVRELWRMRQTRAALEASVLAPASDQVTLPDGVVLRAFQPGVDEQAWLAANRAAFIDHAEQGATTLEDLQARMAEDWFDPAGFLLAVRESDGQLLGFHWTKVHPRSGSHPAMGEVYVVGVTPEAQGMGLGKALTIAGIEHLHALGLQAIMLYVDADNTAAVALYRKLGFTRWDVDVMYAPQVAGASL is encoded by the coding sequence ATGACCACAGCCCACGTCCCCACCTGGCCCATCCTCCGCACCACAGGCGCCCCCGAGCCCCGGCTCCTGCAGGACATCCTCGACCTGGCGGCAGCCGCCGCTGAGGCTGACGGGAACCCGCCCCTGTCCGAGCAGACCCTGGTCAACCTCAGGGCCGCCGACGCCCACCCGGACTCTCTTCTGGTCTTCGCGACCTACGCCGTCGACGGCGATTCCCCGGCTGTGTCCACCGGTGACCCGGCTAGCGCCTCAGGCGACGCCGAGGAGCTCGCGGGGGTAGCGGTGGTCAGCCTGCCCCGCGACGAAGCCGCGGGCGAATCCGATGCGGGGGTCCTCGAACTGGTGGTCCGGCCGACCTACCGCAGCCAGGGCGTCGGGACGGCGCTGGCCGGTGCCGTCACCGCCCACAGCCTCCCCGCCCTGCGTGCCTGGTCCCACGGCAACCACGCGGCAGCGGTCAGCCTGGCCGCGAAGAACGGCTTTGAACCGGTCCGGGAACTGTGGCGGATGCGTCAGACCCGTGCCGCACTGGAGGCTTCCGTGCTGGCTCCGGCGTCCGACCAGGTCACCCTGCCCGACGGCGTCGTGCTGCGTGCCTTCCAGCCGGGCGTCGACGAACAGGCCTGGCTCGCCGCCAACCGGGCAGCGTTCATCGACCACGCCGAGCAGGGAGCCACCACCCTCGAGGACCTGCAGGCCAGGATGGCCGAGGACTGGTTCGACCCCGCCGGGTTCCTGCTGGCCGTGCGGGAGTCCGACGGCCAACTACTCGGGTTCCATTGGACCAAGGTGCATCCCCGGTCAGGCAGCCACCCCGCAATGGGTGAGGTCTACGTGGTCGGCGTGACCCCCGAGGCACAGGGCATGGGGTTGGGGAAGGCTCTGACCATCGCCGGCATCGAGCACCTCCATGCCCTGGGATTGCAGGCAATCATGCTGTACGTCGACGCCGACAATACCGCCGCGGTGGCCCTCTACCGCAAGTTGGGCTTCACCCGGTGGGACGTTGACGTCATGTACGCGCCGCAGGTTGCCGGGGCAAGCTTGTAA
- a CDS encoding response regulator transcription factor yields the protein MPHILMLTNSPGSSVGVLPALELLNHKVHILPAEPTALLETEPCDVVMVDARKDMVGARSLTQLLKATGLSAPLMLVLTEGGMAAVAANWLADEVVLDSAGPAEVEARLRLVIARSSAAETETSNEIRASGVVIDETSYTARVGGEPLNLTYKEFELLKYLAQHPGRVFTRDQLLHEVWGYDYYGGTRTVDVHVRRLRAKLGADHEQLIGTVRNVGYRFTLNRATEDRPAVDA from the coding sequence ATGCCGCACATCCTGATGTTGACCAATAGCCCCGGTTCGTCGGTGGGTGTCCTTCCCGCGCTCGAATTGCTCAACCACAAGGTCCATATTCTGCCCGCCGAGCCCACGGCGCTCCTCGAGACAGAACCGTGCGACGTGGTGATGGTGGACGCGCGCAAGGATATGGTCGGCGCACGGTCCCTGACCCAACTGCTTAAGGCCACCGGCCTGAGCGCCCCTTTGATGCTGGTGCTCACCGAGGGCGGCATGGCTGCAGTGGCTGCCAACTGGCTGGCGGACGAAGTCGTCCTCGACTCGGCGGGGCCCGCCGAGGTGGAAGCGCGGTTGCGGTTGGTCATCGCGCGGTCCAGTGCCGCCGAAACGGAAACCAGCAACGAGATCCGCGCGTCGGGCGTGGTGATCGACGAGACCAGCTATACGGCACGGGTCGGCGGGGAGCCCCTGAACCTGACCTACAAGGAATTTGAGCTGCTGAAGTACCTGGCGCAGCACCCGGGCAGGGTGTTCACCCGGGACCAGTTGCTGCACGAGGTTTGGGGCTACGACTATTACGGGGGAACCCGCACCGTCGATGTGCATGTCCGTCGCCTGCGGGCCAAGCTCGGCGCCGACCACGAGCAGCTGATCGGGACGGTGCGCAACGTGGGCTACCGGTTCACACTGAACCGGGCCACCGAGGACCGCCCGGCGGTCGACGCGTAA
- a CDS encoding FABP family protein, whose protein sequence is MSFEIPTDLTPELVPLSWLLGAWKGSGRLGEGSAESEHFEQRVTFTQNGLPYLQYTAETWLTDEQGTRLRPLSVETGFWALDRKLNDADGGPGLSPADIVPALKSADEVEQLRNAEDGFDITATIVHPGGIAELYYGVIKGPQIQLSTDLVMRGQNSKEYTAATRLYGLVDGDLYWRWDVAADGRSLEAHASGILKKES, encoded by the coding sequence ATGTCTTTCGAAATTCCTACCGACCTCACGCCCGAGTTGGTCCCCCTGTCCTGGCTCCTCGGGGCCTGGAAGGGTTCCGGCAGACTGGGTGAGGGCTCAGCTGAGTCGGAACACTTCGAACAGCGAGTCACCTTCACCCAGAATGGGCTGCCTTACCTGCAGTACACGGCGGAGACCTGGCTGACCGACGAGCAGGGCACCCGGTTGCGCCCCCTCTCGGTCGAGACGGGCTTCTGGGCGCTGGACCGCAAACTCAACGACGCCGACGGCGGCCCGGGGCTTTCCCCAGCCGATATCGTGCCGGCGTTGAAGAGTGCCGACGAGGTGGAACAACTCCGCAACGCCGAGGACGGCTTCGATATCACCGCCACGATCGTGCACCCCGGGGGGATCGCAGAGCTGTATTACGGTGTCATCAAGGGGCCGCAGATACAGCTCAGCACCGACCTGGTGATGCGCGGGCAGAACTCGAAGGAGTACACCGCGGCCACGAGGCTGTACGGCCTGGTGGACGGCGACCTGTACTGGCGCTGGGACGTCGCCGCTGACGGCCGCTCGCTGGAGGCCCACGCGTCAGGGATTCTGAAGAAAGAGTCCTGA
- a CDS encoding folate-binding protein YgfZ codes for MTYLSPLLSLPGAVASGAPDLGTASHYGDPFKEQRALARGTAVVDLSHRGVVTVTGPDRLSWLNTLSSQLLLGLQPGSSSETLLLTVQGRIDYNARVVDDGVTTWLIVEGPEAEGLAAWLDRMKFMLRVEVADVSDSWAVLGSVKPIESFADRTVWVDPWPRVAEGGYAYSVVTEDDHPGLERPWFEYLVPQADLATIVADLAEQGLSLAGAMASEALRVAAWRPRSGAETDEKTIPHELDLMRTAVHLSKGCYKGQETVARVHNLGHPPRRLVFLQLDGSQHTLPAVGSAVVAGGRTVGTVTSVAQHYEMGAVALAIIKRSVDPLGELVVQDGDEIYAAAQEIIVAPDAGQVVGRATGFLKGRR; via the coding sequence ATGACCTATCTCAGCCCGCTGCTGTCCCTGCCCGGCGCCGTCGCCTCCGGTGCACCCGATTTGGGTACCGCTTCCCATTACGGTGACCCCTTCAAGGAACAGCGGGCCCTCGCGCGGGGAACCGCCGTCGTTGACCTGTCCCACCGGGGCGTGGTCACCGTGACCGGGCCCGACCGGTTGAGCTGGCTGAACACCCTTTCCTCCCAGCTGCTCCTCGGGCTGCAACCCGGCAGCAGCTCGGAAACCCTCCTGTTGACCGTGCAGGGCAGGATTGACTACAACGCCCGGGTGGTTGATGACGGAGTCACTACCTGGTTGATCGTTGAGGGCCCCGAAGCCGAAGGCTTGGCCGCCTGGCTGGACCGGATGAAGTTCATGCTCCGCGTGGAGGTCGCCGATGTATCCGATTCGTGGGCGGTCCTGGGCTCGGTCAAGCCCATCGAGTCTTTCGCCGACCGCACTGTGTGGGTCGATCCGTGGCCGCGGGTCGCCGAGGGGGGCTACGCCTATTCGGTGGTGACCGAGGACGATCACCCCGGGCTGGAGAGGCCCTGGTTCGAGTACCTGGTGCCGCAGGCTGACCTCGCCACCATCGTCGCTGACCTGGCGGAGCAGGGCCTCAGCCTTGCCGGTGCAATGGCCTCAGAAGCGCTGCGGGTGGCCGCGTGGCGCCCACGCTCCGGCGCGGAGACAGACGAGAAAACCATCCCCCACGAACTGGACCTCATGCGTACCGCGGTCCATCTGTCCAAGGGCTGCTACAAGGGCCAGGAAACCGTCGCGCGGGTCCACAACCTGGGCCATCCGCCACGTCGTCTCGTCTTTCTGCAGCTCGATGGCAGCCAGCACACCCTGCCTGCCGTGGGAAGCGCAGTCGTCGCCGGTGGACGCACGGTCGGCACTGTGACGTCAGTTGCGCAGCACTACGAAATGGGAGCGGTGGCGCTGGCCATCATCAAACGCTCCGTCGACCCGCTGGGTGAGCTGGTGGTGCAGGATGGCGACGAGATCTACGCCGCAGCCCAGGAAATCATTGTGGCGCCCGACGCGGGCCAGGTGGTGGGCCGGGCCACGGGCTTCCTGAAAGGACGCAGATAA
- a CDS encoding ankyrin repeat domain-containing protein — MTDSTDDNPGITDGKDAEQAGAEQAVALAHQLFDAARTGDGATLTRYLDAGVPATLTNSGGDSLLMLAAYHGHAGIVADLAGRGVDVNAVNDKGQTPLAGVAFKGYAEVAEVLIGAGADPDRGRPTATETAQMFKRQDLLELFGAA, encoded by the coding sequence ATGACCGACTCCACCGACGACAACCCGGGCATCACTGACGGGAAAGACGCCGAGCAGGCGGGCGCGGAGCAGGCTGTTGCGCTGGCGCACCAGCTGTTCGACGCAGCGCGTACCGGCGACGGCGCAACCCTGACCCGCTACCTCGATGCGGGAGTCCCCGCCACCCTGACCAACAGTGGTGGCGACAGCCTGCTGATGCTCGCCGCCTACCACGGGCACGCAGGCATCGTCGCTGACCTTGCAGGCCGTGGTGTCGACGTCAACGCCGTCAATGACAAGGGCCAGACGCCGCTGGCTGGCGTGGCCTTCAAGGGGTACGCCGAGGTGGCCGAGGTGCTGATCGGGGCCGGAGCCGATCCGGATCGGGGTCGGCCCACTGCGACGGAAACAGCTCAGATGTTCAAGCGCCAGGATCTGCTCGAGCTGTTCGGCGCGGCCTAG